The proteins below are encoded in one region of Kineosporia corallincola:
- a CDS encoding MFS transporter, whose protein sequence is MTTTSSDQSQSDVARSAIKKVTVRLVPFVAVMFFINYLDRSAIGFAGPNGMESDLGLTAAQYGFASGIFFVGYILLEVPSNMALHRFGARVWLARIMVTWGIVAVMFTWVNSYTQLSWLRFALGVAEAGFFPGAILYLSLWVPARYRARTLGFFYLAQPLTSIIGAPLAGWLMTHDGAFFGLEGWRFMFLMVGLPAVIMGVAAWFYLVDDPKKVTWLTPAEREWLSTELAAEAADKAGAESTQESGHSLAALKAAFGNGRVWALSVIYFGFIYGLYTLAFFLPTIISDFSEQYDTDFGLVQKGLITAVPYVPAAVVLYLMSQHVTKHGLKTIHIALPAFTGAVSVPLALFAGSPTLTIACIAVTACSIFAALPNFWTLPTQFLTGAAAAAGIALINTWGNLAGFAAPWLTGKIRDASDGDLKLAMFVVGAAMLLSCLTMLGLARRGRVSASDRVPVQAGH, encoded by the coding sequence ATGACGACGACGTCTTCCGATCAGTCGCAGAGTGACGTGGCCAGATCGGCCATCAAGAAGGTCACGGTCCGGCTCGTGCCGTTCGTCGCCGTGATGTTCTTCATCAACTACCTGGACCGGTCCGCGATCGGTTTCGCCGGCCCCAACGGCATGGAGTCCGACCTCGGGCTCACCGCGGCCCAGTACGGATTCGCCTCCGGCATCTTCTTTGTCGGCTACATCCTGCTGGAAGTCCCCAGCAACATGGCCCTTCACCGGTTCGGCGCCCGCGTCTGGCTGGCCCGGATCATGGTCACCTGGGGCATCGTCGCGGTGATGTTCACCTGGGTGAACTCCTACACCCAGCTGTCCTGGCTGCGGTTCGCCCTCGGCGTCGCCGAGGCCGGGTTCTTCCCCGGCGCGATCCTCTACCTGAGCCTGTGGGTCCCGGCCCGCTACCGCGCCCGCACCCTCGGGTTCTTCTACCTCGCCCAGCCGCTCACCAGCATCATCGGCGCCCCGCTCGCGGGCTGGCTGATGACGCACGACGGGGCCTTCTTCGGCCTCGAGGGCTGGCGCTTCATGTTCCTCATGGTCGGCCTGCCCGCTGTGATCATGGGTGTCGCGGCCTGGTTCTACCTGGTCGACGACCCGAAGAAGGTCACGTGGCTGACCCCCGCCGAGCGGGAGTGGCTGAGCACCGAGCTGGCCGCCGAGGCCGCCGACAAGGCCGGCGCCGAGTCCACCCAGGAGTCCGGCCACTCGCTCGCCGCGCTGAAGGCCGCCTTCGGCAACGGCCGGGTCTGGGCCCTGAGCGTCATCTACTTCGGCTTCATCTACGGCCTGTACACGCTGGCGTTCTTCCTGCCGACGATCATCAGCGACTTCTCCGAGCAGTACGACACGGACTTCGGCCTCGTGCAGAAGGGCCTGATCACGGCCGTTCCCTACGTGCCCGCCGCGGTCGTGCTCTACCTGATGTCGCAGCACGTGACCAAGCACGGCCTGAAGACGATCCACATCGCGCTGCCGGCCTTCACCGGCGCCGTGAGCGTGCCGCTGGCCCTGTTCGCCGGCTCGCCCACCCTGACGATCGCCTGCATCGCCGTCACGGCCTGCTCGATCTTCGCCGCGCTGCCCAACTTCTGGACGCTGCCCACGCAGTTCCTCACCGGTGCCGCCGCCGCGGCCGGTATCGCCCTGATCAACACCTGGGGCAACCTGGCGGGCTTCGCCGCCCCCTGGCTGACCGGCAAGATCCGCGACGCCAGCGACGGCGACCTGAAGCTGGCGATGTTCGTGGTCGGCGCCGCGATGCTCCTGTCCTGCCTGACGATGCTCGGCCTCGCCCGGCGCGGTCGGGTCTCGGCCTCCGACCGGGTCCCGGTCCAGGCCGGCCACTGA
- a CDS encoding FadR/GntR family transcriptional regulator translates to MSDNSDGLDAPFGGAIKSSTVMAEVTRRLLDYIASGSVAQGDRLPPERQLANQMGVARSAVREALAALEILGVVTIRPGSGTFLSGGTSELLPQTLSWGILLRADQTRELIEVRQGLETQAALLAATRAPESSLRALREHVDTMEKSLDDYHRFVTADMLFHHELASGADNALLRDTLQSVRSLIRVWVERALSDSDHARLTLAEHRAILAALEAHDPVAAATEMSRHMSSAAQRLLPTLTSETA, encoded by the coding sequence GTGAGTGACAACTCAGACGGACTGGACGCGCCCTTCGGCGGCGCGATCAAGAGCTCCACCGTGATGGCCGAGGTCACACGGCGTTTGCTCGATTACATTGCCAGCGGCTCAGTGGCCCAGGGTGATCGACTGCCTCCTGAGCGTCAACTGGCGAACCAGATGGGCGTAGCCCGTTCGGCCGTCCGGGAGGCCCTCGCGGCCCTGGAGATCCTCGGCGTGGTCACCATCCGCCCCGGGTCCGGCACCTTCCTCAGCGGTGGAACCTCCGAACTGCTCCCCCAGACGCTGTCCTGGGGCATCCTGTTGCGGGCCGACCAGACGCGTGAGCTGATCGAGGTACGGCAGGGACTCGAGACGCAGGCCGCGTTACTCGCCGCCACCCGGGCCCCGGAGTCGTCGCTGCGTGCCCTGCGCGAGCACGTCGACACGATGGAGAAGAGCCTGGACGACTACCACCGGTTCGTCACGGCCGACATGCTGTTCCACCACGAGCTGGCCTCCGGGGCCGACAACGCCCTGCTACGCGACACCCTCCAGAGCGTGCGCTCGCTGATCCGGGTCTGGGTCGAGCGCGCCCTCAGCGACAGCGACCACGCCCGGCTCACCCTGGCCGAGCACCGGGCCATCCTGGCCGCCCTGGAGGCCCACGACCCGGTCGCCGCGGCCACCGAGATGAGCCGGCACATGAGCAGCGCCGCCCAGCGCCTGCTCCCCACCCTCACCAGCGAAACGGCCTGA
- the panB gene encoding 3-methyl-2-oxobutanoate hydroxymethyltransferase — protein MNNSEETAPYGTGAAPAPARPLRRVRTHHLREMKQRGERFTMLTAYDMYTAQVFDEAGIEVLLVGDSASNNVFGNRTSLPVTLDELIPLARAVARSATRALVMGDLPFGSYQGSPEQAWDSAARLMKEAEVAAVKLEGGSAMAPQIERLTTGGIPVCAHIGFTPQYEHTLGGYRVQGRGEGADRVLADALAAQDAGAFAVLMEMVPADVAAKVTAELDIPTIGIGAGNATDAQVLVWQDAFGLNTGRMPRFVKQFADVRGTLLAGAAEYAAQVRDGSFPGPEHSF, from the coding sequence GTGAACAACTCCGAGGAAACCGCCCCCTACGGCACCGGTGCGGCCCCGGCCCCCGCGCGCCCGCTGCGCCGGGTGCGCACCCACCACCTGCGCGAGATGAAGCAGCGCGGCGAGCGGTTCACCATGCTGACGGCCTACGACATGTACACCGCGCAGGTGTTCGACGAGGCCGGCATCGAGGTGCTCCTGGTCGGCGACTCGGCCTCCAACAACGTGTTCGGCAACCGGACCTCGCTACCGGTGACGCTCGACGAGCTGATCCCGCTGGCCCGCGCGGTCGCCCGCTCCGCCACCCGCGCCCTGGTGATGGGTGACCTGCCGTTCGGCTCCTACCAGGGCTCGCCGGAGCAGGCCTGGGACAGCGCCGCCCGGCTGATGAAGGAGGCCGAGGTGGCCGCGGTCAAGCTCGAGGGCGGCTCCGCCATGGCCCCGCAGATCGAAAGGCTCACCACCGGCGGCATTCCGGTGTGCGCGCACATCGGCTTCACCCCGCAGTACGAGCACACGCTGGGCGGTTACCGGGTGCAGGGCCGCGGTGAGGGCGCCGACCGGGTGCTGGCCGACGCCCTGGCCGCCCAGGACGCCGGCGCGTTCGCCGTGCTGATGGAGATGGTGCCCGCCGACGTGGCCGCGAAAGTGACCGCGGAGCTGGACATCCCGACCATCGGGATCGGCGCCGGCAACGCCACCGACGCCCAGGTGCTGGTCTGGCAGGACGCGTTCGGCCTGAACACCGGCCGGATGCCGCGGTTCGTCAAGCAGTTCGCCGACGTGCGCGGCACCCTGCTGGCCGGTGCGGCCGAGTACGCCGCGCAGGTGCGGGACGGCTCGTTCCCGGGCCCCGAGCACAGCTTCTGA
- the ddaH gene encoding dimethylargininase, translating into MTTTVSQSEPVTRSATTRHLLMCSPEHFTVRYSINPWMNPEVPVDRDLALEQWTRLRGVYERLGHRVEVLEGAPGLPDMVFTANAAVVHGGRALVANFAHPQRQPESAAFLRWFRQAGYAPAEVAALRNEGEGDILTVGRIMFAGNGSRTSLAAHDELREFFGMPVISLDLVDPRFYHLDTALAVLDPHTVAYYPGAFSDAGLAVLEQLFPGAILANEDDACAFGLNVMCDGYNVVMSDGAPDLAKQYEARGFNPIGVGMSELMKSGGSVKCCTLELR; encoded by the coding sequence ATGACGACGACCGTGTCGCAGTCCGAGCCCGTCACCCGCAGCGCCACCACCCGGCATCTGCTGATGTGCTCGCCCGAGCACTTCACCGTCCGGTACTCGATCAATCCCTGGATGAACCCCGAGGTCCCGGTGGACCGCGACCTCGCCCTGGAACAGTGGACGCGGCTGCGCGGCGTGTACGAGCGGCTGGGCCACCGGGTCGAGGTGCTGGAGGGTGCGCCCGGCCTGCCCGACATGGTGTTCACGGCCAACGCGGCCGTGGTGCACGGGGGCCGGGCCCTGGTCGCGAACTTCGCCCACCCGCAGCGGCAGCCGGAGAGCGCGGCCTTCCTGCGCTGGTTCCGCCAGGCCGGGTACGCGCCCGCCGAGGTGGCCGCGCTGCGCAACGAGGGTGAGGGCGACATCCTCACCGTCGGACGGATCATGTTCGCGGGCAACGGTTCCCGCACCTCGCTGGCCGCGCACGACGAGCTGCGCGAGTTCTTCGGCATGCCGGTGATCTCGCTCGACCTGGTGGACCCGCGCTTCTACCACCTCGACACGGCGCTGGCGGTGCTCGACCCGCACACCGTGGCCTACTACCCGGGTGCCTTCTCCGACGCCGGGCTGGCGGTGCTGGAACAGCTGTTCCCCGGGGCGATCCTGGCGAACGAGGACGACGCCTGCGCGTTCGGCCTGAACGTGATGTGCGACGGCTACAACGTGGTGATGTCCGACGGCGCCCCGGACCTCGCGAAACAGTACGAGGCCCGGGGTTTCAACCCGATCGGGGTGGGCATGTCGGAGCTGATGAAGTCCGGCGGCAGCGTCAAGTGCTGCACGCTGGAGCTGCGCTGA
- a CDS encoding helix-turn-helix transcriptional regulator: protein MDPAGDLVSSALAAARIGGAGARWFGGSGEWGGRFESFEGIGFHAVSAGSAWLIDTADRAVRLNTGDVVVVPNGAAHAISLVRRPLREVPLLPMGPQAPVTGDHDLECLCGAYRLAHGQVHQYLRNLPGLLVVPVGRPEIDSLVGLLTGDVREQGPGTGVTRTALIDLVLVHALRAWHERGPAPVGDAQVQLALSAIDEAPHHPWTVQRLSARAGLSRTVFSRRFAAEVGQSPMAYLTGRRMARAAQLLTRTDAPLAAVAGQVGYSGEFAFANAFRREFGVAPGRYRRNHRALLAGE, encoded by the coding sequence ATGGACCCGGCCGGCGATCTGGTGAGCTCGGCCCTGGCCGCCGCCCGGATCGGCGGGGCCGGGGCCCGCTGGTTCGGTGGCTCCGGCGAATGGGGCGGCCGGTTCGAGAGTTTCGAGGGCATCGGGTTCCACGCCGTCAGCGCCGGGTCGGCCTGGCTGATCGACACCGCCGACCGGGCGGTGCGGCTGAACACCGGTGACGTCGTGGTGGTCCCGAACGGCGCGGCTCACGCGATCAGCCTGGTGCGGCGCCCGCTGCGCGAGGTCCCGCTGCTGCCGATGGGCCCGCAGGCCCCGGTCACCGGCGATCACGACCTGGAATGCCTGTGCGGTGCCTACCGGCTGGCCCACGGCCAGGTGCACCAGTACCTGCGCAACCTGCCCGGGCTGCTGGTGGTCCCGGTCGGCCGGCCCGAGATCGATTCCCTGGTCGGGCTTCTCACCGGTGACGTGCGTGAGCAGGGGCCCGGCACCGGCGTCACCCGCACCGCCCTCATCGACCTGGTGCTCGTGCACGCGCTGCGGGCCTGGCACGAACGGGGCCCGGCCCCGGTGGGCGACGCCCAGGTGCAACTGGCCCTGAGCGCCATCGACGAGGCCCCGCACCACCCCTGGACGGTGCAGCGGCTCAGCGCCCGCGCCGGGCTCTCGCGCACCGTGTTCAGCCGCCGCTTCGCCGCCGAGGTGGGGCAGAGCCCGATGGCCTACCTCACCGGCCGCCGGATGGCCCGGGCCGCGCAGCTGCTCACCCGCACCGACGCCCCGCTGGCCGCCGTCGCCGGGCAGGTCGGCTACTCCGGCGAGTTCGCCTTCGCCAACGCCTTCCGCCGCGAGTTCGGCGTCGCCCCCGGCCGTTACCGGCGCAACCACCGCGCGCTGCTCGCCGGGGAGTGA